From Granulicella arctica:
CTTCAGTTGTTGGCAGAAGGAGAAAACCTTGAGGGGTCCGTGCTGCTGCCGTGCGTTCGTATCCTCAAGACAGAAACGGGCTTGTACAAGCTTGATCCTAGCTACGTTCCGTCGCTGATCGACGTGCACGGAAGCGACGTGCTGACGAACATCGTTCGCGGTATCGTCGAACTACTGGTAACCCGAAGCAGTCAGCTTGCGGGAGGAAGGCGCCAGAAGAACCAGTCGCTGGCAGACTTCACCGCGTCGGACGTTGCCAACTTTTGGCTGCTGTACACAATAAATACACATCTGCCGGGTTTGCGCCATTACCTCGAATCACGGAACGTGCAGCCAGAGATCCTCTTTGGTGACTTGTCAGACCTCGCAGGTGCGTTGACCGCTTTTTCCGCAAAACATGATCCACGCGATCTTCCGCGCTACGATCACGAGCAACTTGGTCCCTGCTTTTTCGAACTCGATCGACTGATCCGATTGATGCTCGAGACGGTGGTTCCAAGTAATTTCATTGCGATTCCCCTCAAAATGCTTCGAGAGACGATCTACGCCGCCTCAATTGACAAGGATGCATATTTCGAAAATTCGAGATTTTACCTTGCTGTGTCGGCAGATATGCGAGATGCAGACCTGATCGATCGTATTCCAAAGCTGACCAAGGTATGCTCTGCGACACACATCGAAACGCTTGTGCGACAGGCGCTTCCGGGAATACGTCTCACGCACATCGAAACGCCACCGCGAGCTATTCCTGTAAAGCTGCGGCACCAGTACTTCTCGATTGAGCGAAGTGGTTCGGCTTGGGAGGCAGTTCAGCGGGCGCGTAACTTCGCAGTCTACGCACCGTCGGATTTGCTCAACCCGCAGATGGAATTGATCATCCTGCTGCCAAACGCAACCTAACGCTTCATCAGGAAGATTACGGCAATCAGGATTGCGAGCAGTAGGAAAATGATAAGGATTAGCAAAAGAGGCAACATCTGCTGAACTTTGCCTGCGGACGAAGCGGCTGTCTTTATGTCTGGCAGCTTTACTTGTGGAACCTTAGGGACGGCGAGGTGCGGTACCTGCATATTTAGATGTGGTGCCGCAGGTGCTCCTCCTCCTCCGCTCGGCACAGTCAGCGGCGAAACGGAGATCGAGGGCAACTTGGGAGCGCTCACTGCAGGGAATTTCATCCCCGATGAAGCCGAGGCGGGAGCCGCTTGTGCAGCTTCTGTTCCGGCAGAATCGCCCCCTCGAAGCGCGCTCTCGCGAAATGCTGATGCATTCAGAATGCGGGTGAACTCGCTAGGTCCGGCGCTCACTGGAGGAGGCAACGGGGCGGAGATTGCCGTAGGAAGATGAAAGGCTTGCGTTGCATCCTGACTCGCTGAACCCTGGCTAAGTGGAGGTTCGGCATACGTGCCTGGGGAAGCGGAAGCGTCGAGGGTACCATACGCTGAGGTAAACGCTCCCGGTTGCTGCGAAGACGCCGTTTGAGCTTGCGGCGGAGCGGGTCGAGA
This genomic window contains:
- the tssK gene encoding type VI secretion system baseplate subunit TssK, whose protein sequence is MRQLQPVIWSKGTFLSPQHLQAQERFVEDTVRFYLDSLASKSWGFLRLQIDGKALTEGTLSISVASGIFPDALPIDIPASDAAPPSRVLEDCFREGRSSCMFYLAIPQYLHGGMNVSLQRGRVSTRYLAHLQMTRDENSGSGEKPVQVARKNLQLLAEGENLEGSVLLPCVRILKTETGLYKLDPSYVPSLIDVHGSDVLTNIVRGIVELLVTRSSQLAGGRRQKNQSLADFTASDVANFWLLYTINTHLPGLRHYLESRNVQPEILFGDLSDLAGALTAFSAKHDPRDLPRYDHEQLGPCFFELDRLIRLMLETVVPSNFIAIPLKMLRETIYAASIDKDAYFENSRFYLAVSADMRDADLIDRIPKLTKVCSATHIETLVRQALPGIRLTHIETPPRAIPVKLRHQYFSIERSGSAWEAVQRARNFAVYAPSDLLNPQMELIILLPNAT